The Saccharomyces paradoxus chromosome XV, complete sequence DNA window GAGGAGCAGTAAAGGGGCGAtcaaagttgaaaaaaaagctgccgtaaaaaaaagcatGCATATTCAcgtaaatatatatatatatacatatctcaagaaaagaagttgatACATAAAGGCGATACAACGTCTTGAGGCTCGAGTAAAGGGCTAGTAAATGCAATGAATGACGATGGAGATAGACCTCAATTGAAAGCCAGGCTGTGGGTTCACGTGGAAGAACGACTACAACAGGTGTTGTCTTCTGAGGACGTGAAATACACACCGAAATTCATCAACTCATTGCTAGAGTTAGCATATCTACAATTGGGTGAGATGGGGAGCGATTTGCAGGCATTTGCTGAGCATGCTGGTAGGGATGTGGTCAACGACAGTGACCTCATGCTGTATTTGAGGAAGCAGCCAGACTTGCAAGAAAAAGTCATTCAAGAGGAATGAGAATTTCGCTTTAAAACCTAAGAGTCACTTTAAAATTTGTATAAACTTATTTTATAACttatttaataataaaaatcatAAATCATAAGAAATTTGCTTATTTAGAAGTGTCAACAACGTATCTACCAACGATTTGACCCTTTTCCATCTTTTCGTAAATTTCTGGCAAGGTAGACAAGCCGACAACCTTGATTGGAGACTTGACCAAACCTCTGTCGAAGAAGTCCAAAGCTTCTCTGGTGTCAGCTCTGTTACCGACGTAAGAACCAACAATAGAGATGGACTTGACGACTTGGTTGAAGACATCAGAACAACACTTAGCGTTAGCTGGCATACCGACCAAAACGGTGGTACCGTTAGCTCTAACGTATCTGGTAGAAGCTTCAATAGCAGCTTCGGAAACGGAAACGTTGATGACACCGTGAGCACCACCGTTAGTGGCCTTTAGAACGGCACCGACAATGTCCTTTTCCTTAGTGAAATCAATGAAGACTTCACCACCGATGGATCTGAATAATTCTTCCTTACCTTCACCACCGTCAATACCCAAGACTCTGTAACCCATAGCCTTGGCGTATTGAACAGCCAAAGAACCTAGACCACCAGCAGCACCGGAGATAGCAACCCAGTGACCGGCCATCAAGTTAGCAGACTTCAAAGCCTTGTAAACAGTGATACCAGCACACAAAACTGGAGCGACTTCAGCCAAGTCAGTACCTTGAGGAATGTGAGCGGCTTGGACAGCGTCAGCGGTAGCGTATTGTTGGAAAGAACCGTCGTGGGTGTAACCAGACAAGTCAGCATGAGGACAGTTGGATTCGTTACCCAATTCACAGTATTCACAGGCCATACAAGAACCGTTCAACCATTTGATACCGGCGTAGTCACCAATGTTCCAGCCCTTAACGTTTTCACCCATGGCGACAACGACACCAGCACCTTCGTGACCACCGACCAATGGCAACTTAGTTGGCAAAGGCCAGTCACCGTGCCAAGCGTGCAAGTCAGTGTGACAGACACCAGAGTATTTAACGTTGATCAACAATTCGTTGGCCTTTGGCTTTGGAACTGGAATATCTTTGTATTCCAACTTACCGTGGGATTCGTAGAAGATAACACCTTTTTGAGTTTCTGGGATAGACATTGTATATGATATAGTTGATTGTATGCTTGGTATAGCTTGTAATATTAGACAATAAGAGGAACAAAGGAGAAATGGAAAGTGAACATTGACaagaaattggaagaataACAATCGCAGGTGTATTTATACTTGATACCAAGAAAgcaaactttttttttcatttcaaaCTTCAATAATTGAAAGGCCGTATGCTGTTGTTCATTTGAAAGGAGTGTGAGTGAATGAAGGGAAGAGTTTCGTCTGCTTCGAGAGATGCGTCTTTACCCCTCATCTGTTCTGGGAACAATGACATCTGTTGGTGCTGTCTCTGTcgttcatttttttctttctttagTCTCTtccatcattttttttgtcatgGCGGATATGGTGAGACAACGggggaaaaaaaaagaaaaagaagtcGCATGCGCCTATCCGTACTGTAATAGATGGAATATGGGAAAAGAGTGGCGGAAAGTGTATGAGATGATAGCAGTCAATGTTAGGGCTAAAGTAGTAGATGGTTGTGTACCACTATCAATGAACTAATATGGTTTAGACTAGTCTTGTTAGGTTGTTCGGTAACGCTTTCATTGTGTGTTTTGTTTCTACCATCAGTATCCTTGAGAGGGTAACGAATTTTTATAGGCTTCCCGGTGTATGGGTTCGGACGCTAGAAAAGAGGAAGCTCACCTTGGACACCcgaaaacaacaaaaagatATCcggaaaattttcataaaccaaaaaatcGGAAAAGACCGCGGAGGGGGGTGTTACCCCCCTCCGCAACTAGAGGTGGGTTTAATTAGTATATGTGCATGAGGAAGTGAGTGAAAATTTCCCTTCAAAATATGATATAATTAATACATTAATCTGCTCATCCAAGTAATTTCGGAATGTCCAAAGGTAGACAACCATTTCCAATGCCATATGTACCTGTGTATTTATACTGGTGGCAACCCTATCATGCTGTCCGCTCTCCAAAGTACTCTAGCGGTTATGCGCGTCTCACCTTCAAGGTCACGGCCGCCTATTGTTCGCACCACCGGCAACCTCGCGTCTGGTTAGTCTTGGCTCATTCTTCTTGTATACCATGCTGTGTATACGCTCGGACGCTCTCACCAACTTAAATAGTGACACCAGCTGTCGTCGTCATGACCCTATACCGGCATCTTATTACTTCTCCAATCCTCGCCCCTTAGCGCAGGGTAAAACTTGGGAAATGCAAGCGTAAAAAACTCCGCCGGGCACAGCCTCACGCCTTAGCGTTATCGCCGGGCCGGCATGAGTGCGGGTCCGCCACAGAGTCAGCATGATTGTGCTATTGCGTCTTTAAACTCGGCTCCTTCGCGCCGCAAAGCCAAATACATCATATCACATCAACACTTTccactttattttttcgtttGACCCTTATATTTGTCTTATTGCGTTTATGCTCCTTGATTTTCTATTTCGTTTACTACCTTCTCTTTGGTTTCCCCTCGCTGTTTGTAGTCAAGTCAACCCTCTGTAGTCAACCCTCTTCCTGTTTAATACGTTAATCTCCCTGAGTACCTTAAATACGTATGTGCCCAAATATATGGGTTGTATGTATATCATgtatatagatatataaatacatctatatttgtatatattaatggtggctttttttattgcttaCTATATTTAAAAACGGTACTCTGTTTGCtatatatttcattgaatatttttctgaGCACACCATATtcagcaacaacaaaaggTTAGATATTTACagtgtatatataatatgGCTGAAAGTGACGACAAAAGTTCTTCGACTTCAGCGTTCGTTACAACACTGATTGTCTACGGAATCACCGCTCTCGTATTTGTGTGGCTATTCTTGCTATTACGGCCCAAGAATAGAAGAGTATACGAGCCACGGTCTCTTAAGGACATCCAGACCATCCCGGAGGAAGAGAGAACAGAACCGGTTCCCGAAGGCTACTTTGGGTGGGTTGGATACCTACTCTCCAAACCGCACTCTTTCCTCATCCAGCACACAAGCGTGGACGGGTATTTTCTGCTAAGGTATATTGGTATTGTGGGCTCACTTTCGTTTGTGGGTTGTTTGATGCTTCTACCGATCTTGCTGCCTGTGAATGCGACGAATGGTAACAACCTTGGAGGCTTTGAGCTGCTATCATTCGCGAATGTTACTAACAAAAATAGGTTTTACGCGCATGTTTTCCTCTCGTGGATCTTCTTTGGCCTGTTCACCTATATCATCTACAAGGAGCTATATTATTACGTCGTATTTAGACACGCTATGCAGACAACTCCACTCTATGACGGGTTGTTATCTTCTAGGACGGTAATCGTCACAGAATTGCACAAGGACATTGCTCAAGAAGGGGAGATGCAGATGCGTTTTCCCAAGGCGTCCAATGTGGCCTTCGCCTATGATTTCTCAGACTTGCAGGAATTGTGTAAAGAAAGAGCTAAGAACGCAGCCAAGTATGAAGCTGCTTTGAATAAGGTCCTGAACAAGTGCGTGAAAATGACACGAAACAAGACCCAGGAGCAACTCGACAAGTTGTACAACAACGGTACTAAGCCCAAGGACGATTTGGAGACATACGTTCCCCATAAAAAGCGCCCTAAACATCGCTTGGGAAAATTGCCGCTTTGTCTAGGCGGCAAGAAAGTCAATACGCTGTCTTATTCCAGTAAGAGGATTGGTGAACTCAACGAAGAGATTCATGAAAAACAGGCCGATTGGGCCAATAACGATAGGAAACCCGCCTGTTTCATTCAGTTCGAGTCTCAATTGGAAGCGCAAAGATGCTATCAATCTGTAGAAGCAATCTtgggtaaaaaaaattttggtaAGCGTCTCATTGGTTACTCACCTGAAGATATTAATTGGGGCACCATGCGTCTCAGTTCAAAGGAGAGGCATTCCAGGAGAGCTGTGGCAAACACAATCATGGTCTTATTGATCATCTTTTGGGCCATCCCCGTTGCTGTAGTCGGTATCATCTCCAACGTCAATTTCCTTACCGATAAAGTTCCTTTCTTACGTTTCATTGATAATATGCCCGACTTTTTGATGGGTGTCATTACTGGTTTGCTACCTACTATCGCGTTGGTCGTCTTAATGTCCTTAGTGCCACCTTTTATTATAAAACTGGGGAAAATGAGTGGTTGTATCACTGAGCAGGAAACGGATCTCTACTCTCAAGCCTGGTATTATGCGTTCACAGTGATTCAAGTCTTCTTAGTTGTCACAGCTACTTCCTCTGCATCTTCCACTGTCGATTCGATTATAGACAGACCAAGTTCAGCCATGACACTACTGGCAAATAACTTGCCCAAGGCATCCAACTTCTATATCATGTACTTCCTACTGAAAGGTTTAACTGGCCCTACATGGACAGTCTTACAGGCGGTCAACCTACTGCTAAGTAAAGTCCTAGGCAGACTCTTAGATTCAACCCCAAGGCAAAAATGGAACCGCTATAATACGTTGGCTACGCCGCGCATGGGCATTGTTTATCCAggaattgaaattttggttTGCATTTATATCTGTTATTCAATCATCGCTCCTATACTGTTGTTTTTCAGTACTGTAATGCTGACCCTACTTTATGTCGCCTATTTGTACAATTTGAACTACGTGTTTGGCTTTTCATTCGATTTAAAGGGGCGCAACTATCCAAGAGCACTTTTCCAGATTTTTGTAGGAATTTATTTGAGTGAGGTATGCCTGCTTGGACTTTTCATCATGGCAAAAACCTGGGGTCCTTTGGTCCTGGAAGTGTTTTGGATCGTGGTCACTGCCCTAgctcatatatatatgaaaagGAAGTTCATGCCGCTGTTCGATGCAGTTCCTTTAAGTGCCATCAGACATGCAAGGGGTGAACCCGGTTATTCTTATCCCACTTCAGACTTGGGTGCCCAGGAAATCAGGGACATTGCAGATGAAATGAAGGGCAAATACGAAAACGACAATACACATGGGATTTTAACGCCCGTTACTAAGGacgatttgaaaaaggctAATTTAATTCCCGATAACGATGGCAGTTCGGAGAACAGTGCTCCAAGTAATCCATTTGAGTCCGGTTCTGAACATGCTTCCCTCTCTGGATCAAACGCAGAGGGTGACTcgatcaaaaaattaaatgataCAGTTATTAAAAAGTCAAGCACTCTCTCCTCTTCTAGCAAAGGTAACAACGGTACTGGTAATGAATCTACTTTTGTTCCAGAGGGTGAAAAATTCCGCAAGTTTCACTACAGCGATGTTGAGGCATTAAGAAATAAGCGTCCCTATGATGAGGATGATCACAGTCAACATGGACCTGAAGGTGCCGTGCCAGTGAACGCTGACGCGGGAGTTATTTACAGTGATCCAGCAGCTATGATGAAAGAGCCTCAGGCTTTCCCCCCGGATGTCTTAGAAACTAATACATGGACGAAAAGAGTTCTACAATTCTTTAATCCGAGAAAATCGTATCCATTTGACAATGTCAGAATGAGATTCCCGCTTGTTTTCAACACTAGTATTGATTACGATGAAGAATACTTGAACTCTGCCTATACTGATCCCTGTGTCAGGGAAAAAGATCCTATTGTGTGGTGCTGTAAAGATCCATTAGGTGTTTCTAAACAGCAAATCCAAGAGGCAAGGTCAAATGGTTTGGATGTAAGAGATGATTTCACAAGATACGATGAAAAAGGTGAAGTCATATTCACTTACAGCCCTCCTGATTATGAACCTGAAGCTAAAAAATGATGGCGCGTGGACTAGTTTTATTCTGCTCTTCTATTTTTTACTTCATTTTGTTTCCCCTAATGCATACATGATTTTAACGTCTTTAAACAATATTGTTTCATTTTATATTCTAGCCTAGTTTAATCTTAATGATAACTATAATCTTTTATTAACAAATATCTGACaaattaaatatataaaagaaattggCTCGCACCCCTAAAATAGGTGGGtggaagaaggaaaaagagaaggGAAAGTTAAATTAGAATATCTAAATATATCGCTTTGAAAGTATAAACAGGTATGAAACGCAACTAAACAAATCAGAGCTAATTTTGGAACACTTTTCGAAACAGTTCCTATAGGCCTTTGAGTTTTTATCAAGAAGTTACATGGACCCGATGAAAATCTCAATAGAAACGACACTATTCGACTTCGTTGTCATTGAtcagttcaaaaaatcgaCTTTTTCAGCGCCAAATACTAAGGTTAAGACCATTAAAGGTTGcattgataaatttatCGAGCAATTTAATGTGCACGACGAGCAACATATATTTTGGCAACCTGTTAAAAAATCTAACGTCAGATTACTACTAAACACCAATGATTTTGGCCAATTAGGAACCTTTTTGCATAGACAGATTAAATGTAACATCTTTATTGGAGAAGAGgcattgaagaaatacGGTTTGACTATATGTGGGCCCTACGATGAATTTGTAGGAGATTCTCCCCCTAGTGTTAACAAGGTTGTGGACAGTGACGATTTTGCATTGTCGCGCAAATGTCTGAGTATCATATCAGAACAACTCTCTATACTTGGGGAGTCCATGAATAAGACTCAAAATCAAGTGGGAAGTGTTGTcgacaaaaagaaatgtatTGTCCTACCTGAAGATAAGCCTGAACTCACTAAGTTTTTCTCTAATTTTAAAACAAGTGCCCAATTACAGGGGGTTTACGAGGGTTATACAGTGTATGAAAAGCTATTACAGAAATTTGATGgccaaaaaagaagaatggaGGCCTTTCTAAATGAAGACACCCCAATACTAGAGGCCGAAAACGTGAAACAAATAGATATATCTGAGAAACTAGAGGAAAAGGACGAGCATTCAACAACGCCAAACGATCGGTCACTACACGTTGAAGTGAGTAATGAGGATAACTCACTACACTTTATGTTGTACAACAATACAAATTCAACAGTTCCAGGAAATTGTACATTTGAGTTCTCTAGCCCGATCTCGGAGGTATTCAGTATCAAAATGGGGCCACACGAAATAGGCATAAACGGTCAAAAAGAGTTATGGTATTTTCCATCTCTACCTACTCCACTCTCCAATTATACAATTAAAGTCATAAACCAGGATGGagatattattttgattGGTAAATGTGCTGGCTCCAATAAGATAACGCTGAAATCGTCACTATCCTCATTTTCAACAGGTAGTTTCCATACATTGCAAGACCCTAATAATGTTTTTCGTGCAGACGCACTTTCTTCGCTTGATGAATCAAGTATCATGAGCACTCCCTTTTTAGACGAGACAGAAGACGTCTATAATTCCGGGTCTACATTAAGTAGGCCATTTACATGGGAAGAATTATAAATGCttgtttatattctttcagTTTTTTTGCTACGTACGTATTTAACTTTATTTATGTTTTcgtttcaatttcatcatttcttcaatatgaaaaagtagcctttagaaaatattctctttcttcGAGAACCCCtaagagaaagaaatcCGCGGTAAATCCATCTAAAACATAAACAGTTTTGAATTGGATGATAAAGGGCTAGTTAAGAAGTCATTAAAATTCGTCGTTAACAGACAGGCTTTGTTTCATAACATGATAACAAAGAATTAGACCCCCGTTTATAAATTCATTATGGTTCGAATGACGATCGAGAGTTTATAAAACATTAATATAAGAAAGTTATAGGTAGTCTTGATCAAGAAGCATCTCTACTAGTATGACGCTGCCGCTATTAATGTTTGTTTGAAAAGGATTGTAGAACAAAGAATTTCCATGCAATGATAGGTGCAGTTAAAAGAAATGTGACAGCACATTGTAAGGAAGGAAGGTTAAAATCACCGTGAATTAATCTCGACTGTCGTCTTCgcaacagcagcagttGTGGTGTCTtcacaagaaaaagatagtGAGAACGAGTGAAGAGCACCAAATAGTGTTGCTTTCTACTGTCTCGAATTCATCCTCTCGCATTGCAGTACAAGCAGTGCAACTAAGATACCTCCAGGATTTTACTGCTGTTCTCCGCTCTCCATTAGCAATACAATGCAACAATTAGTTAAAGGGTATACATATACTACACGAGAACTCAAAATAAGTTTTCGTTTGCTTTGCAAAGGATTGGTATTGTTTACCAGGAGATAGTAGATAAACAAGAGTATAGcttttagaaaaattgacAAAATTTGCTCCCTCCGACAATAGCTGTGTGGGGTCCATGAGAAATATCAAGCTTTGCAATAATTAGTATGATAATGCATTTTTGTTCTCATCCAGCACAATTCCATTGTTAAAGGCTTAGATTCATAGAATATCCTTggtcaaaaaaagaaaagcagTGGCGCTTTCGCATAACATCTTTCTAGCAAAACCATTGTATTTTTACTCTACATAATCTTACTgaaatgatattattaaatttacaaaatcattgaaagtGACACTTGCATTACGCAATTACCAATATCGTACAAAATGACACTCGATTAAGTTAGTTTTTCATCGTTTTCGTATCTGTTTCGTAGTCGTTACGCGTTCCATTTGAGTAGCAACTGCAAGTTAATCACTGCCAAAAGGAACTCAGAACGAACGAAAAGACCTTATatggcttttttttttgttcataCTTGTTTCCCGTTTGTTACGCCATCCTTTATCGCCATAAATGAAGTTACAGACTTTTCTGACttaaaattggaaaatatggGCACGGGTGTACAAAGCCGCCCACACATCacattaagaaaaaggtaATTAGTAGTTAACATTCATTCAATGAGAGCACGTTAGACATTGCTTATTAGCAAGGAACTCGCTGAAATAACGTAACTATGCGTTAACTAAATCTTGCGACATATTGTCTCCTACTACCCGTAGTTCTCCAAAAATGCTGCGCATCTCTTATCCTTCAAGAAACCGTATCCTCAATGCTCGCGATGTATCTTAAGGATGAAGATCCTTTCTCTATGGCGAAGCATATAGCAGGCTGAGAGTATCATCCATTATAGCGTGCGGGAAGTAGCACAAAAGAGGTTATCTTCTTAATCCTCATTGTATGACCCGGAAAAGGGGCGTGTGGCATTTCATAATACGTTTACCTGAGGagggaaaaagaatgcaAGGTCCACGTAAATCTCCATGATATGAGCTTGATAAGGCATGTCTGACCAAGGAAGACTGAATTCGAGGCAATTGTGGCGGCAACTTGCTTCAATAACGTCTAAAGAAGACTTCTGATAAATGAATAACCCAAAGACCAACCAAAAGATGAACTTATCAAGGGGGTACCCCTTAACCGTCTGCGatcaatataataaatTCAACCTAATTGTGCCAACTTTGGATGCGAATATCATGCTTTGGTGTATTGGACAACTTTCGCTGCTGAATGACTCTAATGGTTGTAAGCATTTGTTTTGGCAACCGGATGACAAGTCAAATGTCCGAATCTTACTAAATAATCATGACTATGGTCACTTGTTCAAATACTTGCAGtctcaaagaaaatgttcAGTTTATATCGGAGAAGGAACACTTAAGAAATACGGATTGACTATTTCTACATACTTTGACAACTTTTTGGACAACATGGATTCCAAGGAGAAGGAAACCTTATGTAGAGAAGCCACACACGAAGATCTCGCTCCTCCAAAGGCTGCTCCCGAAAGGGAGATAAACTCTAATTCCACCACTAGTGTGGTTGTATCAAGA harbors:
- the MHF1 gene encoding Mhf1p (similar to YOL086W), encoding MNDDGDRPQLKARLWVHVEERLQQVLSSEDVKYTPKFINSLLELAYLQLGEMGSDLQAFAEHAGRDVVNDSDLMLYLRKQPDLQEKVIQEE
- the ADH1 gene encoding alcohol dehydrogenase ADH1 (Alcohol dehydrogenase~similar to YOL086C); amino-acid sequence: MSIPETQKGVIFYESHGKLEYKDIPVPKPKANELLINVKYSGVCHTDLHAWHGDWPLPTKLPLVGGHEGAGVVVAMGENVKGWNIGDYAGIKWLNGSCMACEYCELGNESNCPHADLSGYTHDGSFQQYATADAVQAAHIPQGTDLAEVAPVLCAGITVYKALKSANLMAGHWVAISGAAGGLGSLAVQYAKAMGYRVLGIDGGEGKEELFRSIGGEVFIDFTKEKDIVGAVLKATNGGAHGVINVSVSEAAIEASTRYVRANGTTVLVGMPANAKCCSDVFNQVVKSISIVGSYVGNRADTREALDFFDRGLVKSPIKVVGLSTLPEIYEKMEKGQIVGRYVVDTSK
- the PHM7 gene encoding Phm7p (similar to YOL084W), with product MAESDDKSSSTSAFVTTLIVYGITALVFVWLFLLLRPKNRRVYEPRSLKDIQTIPEEERTEPVPEGYFGWVGYLLSKPHSFLIQHTSVDGYFLLRYIGIVGSLSFVGCLMLLPILLPVNATNGNNLGGFELLSFANVTNKNRFYAHVFLSWIFFGLFTYIIYKELYYYVVFRHAMQTTPLYDGLLSSRTVIVTELHKDIAQEGEMQMRFPKASNVAFAYDFSDLQELCKERAKNAAKYEAALNKVLNKCVKMTRNKTQEQLDKLYNNGTKPKDDLETYVPHKKRPKHRLGKLPLCLGGKKVNTLSYSSKRIGELNEEIHEKQADWANNDRKPACFIQFESQLEAQRCYQSVEAILGKKNFGKRLIGYSPEDINWGTMRLSSKERHSRRAVANTIMVLLIIFWAIPVAVVGIISNVNFLTDKVPFLRFIDNMPDFLMGVITGLLPTIALVVLMSLVPPFIIKLGKMSGCITEQETDLYSQAWYYAFTVIQVFLVVTATSSASSTVDSIIDRPSSAMTLLANNLPKASNFYIMYFLLKGLTGPTWTVLQAVNLLLSKVLGRLLDSTPRQKWNRYNTLATPRMGIVYPGIEILVCIYICYSIIAPILLFFSTVMLTLLYVAYLYNLNYVFGFSFDLKGRNYPRALFQIFVGIYLSEVCLLGLFIMAKTWGPLVLEVFWIVVTALAHIYMKRKFMPLFDAVPLSAIRHARGEPGYSYPTSDLGAQEIRDIADEMKGKYENDNTHGILTPVTKDDLKKANLIPDNDGSSENSAPSNPFESGSEHASLSGSNAEGDSIKKLNDTVIKKSSTLSSSSKGNNGTGNESTFVPEGEKFRKFHYSDVEALRNKRPYDEDDHSQHGPEGAVPVNADAGVIYSDPAAMMKEPQAFPPDVLETNTWTKRVLQFFNPRKSYPFDNVRMRFPLVFNTSIDYDEEYLNSAYTDPCVREKDPIVWCCKDPLGVSKQQIQEARSNGLDVRDDFTRYDEKGEVIFTYSPPDYEPEAKK
- the ATG34 gene encoding Atg34p (Receptor protein involved in selective autophagy during starvation~similar to YOL083W): MKISIETTLFDFVVIDQFKKSTFSAPNTKVKTIKGCIDKFIEQFNVHDEQHIFWQPVKKSNVRLLLNTNDFGQLGTFLHRQIKCNIFIGEEALKKYGLTICGPYDEFVGDSPPSVNKVVDSDDFALSRKCLSIISEQLSILGESMNKTQNQVGSVVDKKKCIVLPEDKPELTKFFSNFKTSAQLQGVYEGYTVYEKLLQKFDGQKRRMEAFLNEDTPILEAENVKQIDISEKLEEKDEHSTTPNDRSLHVEVSNEDNSLHFMLYNNTNSTVPGNCTFEFSSPISEVFSIKMGPHEIGINGQKELWYFPSLPTPLSNYTIKVINQDGDIILIGKCAGSNKITLKSSLSSFSTGSFHTLQDPNNVFRADALSSLDESSIMSTPFLDETEDVYNSGSTLSRPFTWEEL